CATCGACGCGTGAGCTTGATTAAAACGGCCCTCCGGAGACGATAGCGCGGGATGTCCCGGAACCGGCGTGATGAGCCACGGCTCCAGTGGGTATGCACTGTCGCCTGCAGAATAAATGTAGCGCAGGAATTGCGCCGAATTCATTACAGACATTGGCTGTGGTTCACAAGCGCGTTTATATGCATTTCTGTACTCACCAAGGAGAAACTCTCCTCTGTGGACAATCTGGGTGTCGGCGAAAATGCTCCGAAGGGCTGAGCCACGCCATACGTATGCGTCGTGACACGAGCCGGCGAAGCGAGGGTCGATTGCCAGCACTCGCATGTTCGAGTCGCACACCTGTGAATTGCAGTATATCAGTAAATTAAGTCGCTGTCGCGAGTTGGGATTTTGTATATATCATGAGTACATTAGGTAGAGCGTGCTTACCACCATGGTGTTCAGCGCGTAGTATCCCTTCCGACACCAGTACGTCTGCTTCTCGGCTGGGGGCAGGTCCGGGCCGGCTATAGCGATGTAGGTGCCGTCCACGCATCCTACGACGTCAGAGATGTTGCCGCTCCGCAAGAAACCTTGCTTGACGAGCGCTATCTCCGATCTCGTACGCGGAAACGACACCCAGCGCTGTTCGGTGCCGACACGGACGATTGCTTCCGATACCGCGCGAACACAGCGGCTGACAGACGGCTGGGAAAGCGATACGGTGGCTTCGCTACCGACAGCCGTTTGGAAGCCACCGGTAGCATAAAACCGAAGGGCGCAAATCACCTGATCTTGAACGGTGAGCCCTTCTCTCTCGCGCGCCAGGTCGTCCGATAACTGCTCGCACAGCCACATCGCCGTCGTTTTCGAAAGGCGAAAGTGCCTCCGAAAAGACTCGTCGGACATGGCGAACGGGTCCCGTTGTTCTCGAAGTCGCCTCTCTCCTCCGTTATCAAAGAGCAAAAAAAGCAGGCTCGCATCCATCGTAGTGCTGCGGTCTACTCCAAACAAAGGAATCGCAGAGAGATCCGTTGATGCGCGGTGACTGTTTGAATCACGTGTACGCGCCGAAGCATGTTCAGTTATCATACAAAACGTGAAGAGTAAGTGCAACACCACTGACGTCAACCTGACGTTCATAAAGGAACCGGAAGCTAGGAGCGCCGGTCGTCATCGTCATTCGTAGGCCTacagccaatcagcggcggccgaagtggacagtccactaggtggactcttgcagaatagccCCACAGGGCTCCTGCTGCCAGTGCTCGAGAGCCTGGCTAGCCCGAGGGCCGCTGGTCCCCGAGGTGCCGCACCTGAGCTGTGCCGAGCGGCGTTCCTGTCTGGCACAGATGTTGCTGTGGTAGACGCGGTCCTCACGTGCGACCGCGGCACGTGGATTGCGAGCGGCGTCCGAGTCGGACACCAAGGGCCTTGACTATATGGAACTAatttgtttcagcatcccacaagcgctgccagtgACTTCTTAATTTCTGCGGTCTAAGGCAGGGAGAGCAGCGATAGGACTGATATAGCTTGCAATGGAAGTGATGGAATTGCGACGGTCAGCTAGCATGTTACCCTCAAGGCACATatgtccaggtacccagcatGTAGTGCCTTGCTGCTGCTGACATGTACGATGTGCAAATAACGGAAAAAAGCTCCGCAAGTACAGCGTTTCGGTGTTTGCGCAGTGACATTAAGGCTTTTACAACGCTTAGAGAGTCGGTTTATATAATGGCTTTGTGTAGCTTTGCTTTCTTGATTTAACAGCGGACAGTAGTGCATAAGCTTCACCGGTTATAATGCTTGTTTCCGGGTGCAAGGTATCAGCGTCAGAGAAGGGTGGTTCGACTGCTGCATAAAACGCGCCGGCATAAAGCTTTATCAACAAGTACTTCGATTGAAATTCTAGGAAATACATTCGAATGTGCGCCTCTGGGGCGTTTTTTGTCACCTCTACGGATAATGTATCGCATTCTACGAGCTTCCACTGCCAAGGCGGCAATGGCTGCACTGGGAACATCAGGTTATGTTTGAGAATTGTAACTCCCATTTCCTCAGAAAGCTTTCTTACGCGCAGAGAGAATGGTTCTCTAGCTGCTTGTTAAACAGCGTTGCACATGCCACGTCATTTATGGTTACATTAGAGGGATGGCCGCAGTTTGTGTTCACTTTCAGAAAGTACGACGAATGAAGACGAACTAaccactcattagcttcaacgCAGATTCTCTATACGGAGTTGTCTTGAAGGCACCAGTCACCAAGCGGATACATAGGTGGTGAACAGGGTCAAACATCTTCATAGTGCTTGGATTGGCAGATTCGTACACTATGGCCCTGTATTCTAAGCGTGTACGTATGAGGCTTTGGTATACGTTAAACAGGCACTtgctgtcgctgccccatgttgtacatCCTAAAATTTTAAGAAGATTCATTATTGTTAGACATTTCTCTTTGAAGTcatttatgtgtggaatgaaggtGAGCTTCGAGTCTAATATgacgcctaaaaatttgtgttgtgtGGCAACCGGTATGTGTTGTCTACGAAGTTCTACATTGGGCTCTGCAAGTAAGCCTCTTTTGCGTGTGAAAAGGACACAGGAGCTTTTAAAAGGATTAAGCTTAAAGCAGTTTTATTCTGCCTATTTACACCCTTGTTCAAGCGAAGGTGGACATGTCGCTTACAATTAGCAAGGTTACACGACTTGAAACCTACGTATACCGAATAAAGACGTTTTCTTTAAACAAAACACATACTCTGCAGTATAGATAAACGCGAGGAATTGATTTTGACAATAATGAGCGTACAACTTAAAACCCTATCTTTCGGAGCCCTAATTTCTTGTATAAATGGAAATGTACGGTGTGATAAGTAACCTTCAAGATTAAGCATATTGACTCGTATACCTAGTTCTGAGATGTCTCGTAACATGCCTTATCGCCAAGTTGTGTCATATGCGAATTCGATATCTGAAAACGTAGAAGGAAAGAACTGTTCATGTATACAGGCGTTGCGAATGTTTGCCTCAATGCACACGAGATGGTCGGTAGTTGACCGACCCTCACCGAAGTCGCATTGCTAAGGGTCAAGCATTCTGTTCAGTTGAAATAAGTGTAAAAGAcgacgatttatcattttctgGAAGTGTTTGCATaagcaacttgtgagtgctattaGAGGTAACTTCATATGTCGGATTAATCTTTACCCTGTTGCAAGACCGGGATTGCAACAGCTTCTTTCCATAAGGATAgaaggtatccagcagcccaaattgATTTGGAAAGTGGTAGAAGTGTCATCTGTGTCTCGGTGTGTAGGTTTTTAATAttgtcatacatgattctgtcagatcccggtgcagagctcgtACTTAGGCTCAAGGCAGATATCAGCCCCgcaatattaaaaggacagttgtacggtTGAATCGGTCGGCATTTACGGTCTAGTGACTTGATTTCAACTACTTGCTTGTATTTAAGGATTGGCCCTGAGTAGTGTATGGAGCTAGATACACATTGGAAGTCTTCCAATGTATACCCTTCATCATCGAGGAAAGGCAACAGGTTGATTTGCTGCCCCTTTAGCCTTCTTTAGTATAAGAATTGATGcctgagagaaacctctcccattTTTCTCTAGTAGCATGCCTTCTCGTGTGGCGTACTTGTGACTTCGTATGTTTAAATGCAATGAAATATTCCGCCTCTGGAAATTTTCCGCACAGCCCTagctgcagccaccaagggggGATGGGGGCGATGCCGCCGGCTCACTACGCGTGGGCCGGACAGCTACCGgaagccgttgtgacgctgccactgtgacgcaccacttcggcaaagctggtgGTTGGTAGGTAATACACCATCTTCCGTGTTTCCTTGAACGATTCTCTTTCCGAGGACAGGCACGACCGcaagtacgcggcgtgctccccgtcacagtttaaaCAGTGTAGAGCGTTTTCCCAGAATTCAGCTGGGTGTTCGTgtgcactgcatttagcacaggtcaGTCGGCCTCGGCAGTTTTTGCAACTGTGGCTCAATCTTTGGCATTTGGAGCAGCGGAGAGGGTTGGGGATGTACGGCCCACTTTGATTTTATTTAATGTAACCTGCCTCGATGGTTTCTGGCACCACACTGGAACCGAATGTGAGAATTAGGTGTTTAGTGTCGATTTCTTTCCAACGACGCCTAATTTTGATTAATTTTATGTAGATGACATTTTGTTCCTCCAATTCTTCCAGCAGTTCAGACTCGCTCAACTCCCTCAAATCATCAGAGAAAATCACACCGCGGGTACGGTGAGGGGTCACTGAAACCGCCATGTCCCCGAAAGACACCAGGTTCCGCAGTTTTCCTACTGCTTTTTTTCATGGAGTTCCAGAAGGAGGTGTCCCCACTTGCCAGTCTCGTTGCATTCGAGCCTGGGCCATTAG
Above is a genomic segment from Dermacentor andersoni chromosome 8, qqDerAnde1_hic_scaffold, whole genome shotgun sequence containing:
- the LOC129381935 gene encoding putative nuclease HARBI1, producing MWLCEQLSDDLAREREGLTVQDQVICALRFYATGGFQTAVGSEATVSLSQPSVSRCVRAVSEAIVRVGTEQRWVSFPRTRSEIALVKQGFLRSGNISDVVGCVDGTYIAIAGPDLPPAEKQTYWCRKGYYALNTMVVCDSNMRVLAIDPRFAGSCHDAYVWRGSALRSIFADTQIVHRGEFLLGDSAYPLEPWLITPVPGHPALSSPEGRFNQAHASMRSVVERCIGLMKSRFRCLQRYRALQYCPAVAEKIVAACAALHNLCLDASEPLLDDDSNIAGEDDDDDQEDVLPSDDGGPTRGGRTLYARGKATRDRQIALYGISRNAHLLHIQRARRRAQRHALDS